A genomic region of Bosea sp. 124 contains the following coding sequences:
- the soxA gene encoding sulfur oxidation c-type cytochrome SoxA, protein MAALAWAALAAAPASSEIRSGTEFLSPEMRRQQADETRNPAFFWVEQGRDLFSRKPSPDGAACSGCHAEPQQSLRGAATRYPQVDAASGRLLNLEGRIEQCRVERQGQPAFGYETAELLSLTAYVASLARGLPLDVRTDGAAKPFFEAGRAFFERRQGQLNLSCRQCHDGLVGQKLRGDTISHGAGTGYPAYRLEWNDVGSLHRRLRACSLGVRATQFDYGAPEYLALELYLAGRARGLPVETPGIRR, encoded by the coding sequence GTGGCCGCGCTGGCATGGGCGGCGCTCGCGGCTGCGCCTGCCTCGTCGGAGATCAGGTCGGGCACGGAATTCCTATCTCCCGAGATGCGCCGGCAGCAGGCTGACGAGACGCGAAACCCTGCCTTTTTCTGGGTCGAGCAGGGCCGCGACCTGTTCAGCCGCAAGCCCTCTCCGGACGGGGCGGCCTGCAGCGGCTGCCATGCCGAGCCGCAACAGAGCCTGCGCGGCGCGGCGACGCGCTACCCGCAGGTCGATGCGGCCTCCGGCAGGCTGCTCAACCTGGAGGGCCGCATCGAGCAATGCCGTGTCGAGCGGCAGGGACAGCCGGCTTTCGGATACGAGACGGCGGAGCTTCTCTCGCTGACGGCCTATGTCGCTTCGCTTGCGCGCGGCCTCCCGCTCGATGTCAGAACGGATGGTGCGGCAAAACCCTTCTTCGAGGCGGGCCGGGCCTTCTTCGAACGCCGGCAAGGCCAGCTCAACCTGTCCTGCCGGCAATGCCATGACGGACTCGTCGGCCAGAAGCTGCGCGGCGACACGATCAGCCACGGCGCCGGCACGGGCTACCCGGCCTATCGGCTGGAGTGGAACGATGTCGGCTCGCTGCACCGGCGCCTGCGCGCCTGCTCGCTCGGTGTGCGCGCGACGCAGTTCGACTACGGCGCGCCTGAATATCTGGCACTCGAACTCTATCTCGCCGGACGGGCGCGGGGCCTGCCCGTGGAGACGCCGGGAATCCGGCGCTAG